A part of Populus alba chromosome 8, ASM523922v2, whole genome shotgun sequence genomic DNA contains:
- the LOC140955882 gene encoding uncharacterized protein — MVGQSHSKANSSTGTGDRKEERVIGGGTASILVKGVITVVEEVITRETAPKGTPDKYRAIGSIDPGEGLPLTQEEVRAASDVVAGTLLLNDFNVYVLFDLGATHSFIAKRIVTKLRKGVEIVEKGFIIGTPIGNMVETNIVYVDVRVSLFGYEIEVDLIPLELHDFDIILGMNWLSKYKALIDCYARTVTFQTPKGERITFEGKRILKSNALISMVTTQKILRKGCMGYLVYILNSDDEGPRLKDILVVKEFPDVFPEELPGLPLEQEVEVSIDTFPGVPHITQQPHRMAPAELNELKTQLHELLDKGFIRPNNSPWRASVLFMRKKDGTHRLCIDY; from the exons ATGGTTGGACAGTCGCACTCGAAGGCAAACTCTTCAACCGGGACCGGTGACCGCAAGG AGGAGAGGGTCATAGGTGGAGGAACTGCCAGTATCTTGGTTAAGGGTGTCATTACTGTGGTGGAAGAGGTCATTACAAGAGAGACTGCTCCAAAAGGAACACCAGACAAGTACAGAGCTATAGGCAGCATA GACCCCGGTGAGGGTCTTCCACTGACACAAGAGGAGGTTAGGGCTGCATCggatgtggtggcaggtacacTACTATTGAATGACTTTAATGTGTATGTGTTGTTTGATTTgggtgccacccactcattcattgctaagagaattgtCACTAAACTGAGAAAGGGAGTAGAAATAGTAGAGAAGGGGTTCATAATTGGAACTCCAATaggaaacatggttgaaacaaatattgtgtATGTGGATGTGCGGGTTAGTTTATTTGGGTATGAAATAGAAGTAGACTTGATTCCCTTAGAgctgcatgattttgacataatcttaggcatgaattggttgagtaaataTAAGGCTCTAATAGATTGTTATGCTAGAACTGttactttccaaacacctaagggTGAGAGAATTACTTTTGAAGGAAAGAGAATCCTCAAATCGAATGCCTTAATATCAATGGTAACAAcccaaaaaattttaagaaagggatgtatGGGGTACCTCGTatacatcttaaactctgatGATGAAGGTCCACGACTGAAGGATATTCTTGTGGTGAAGGAATTCCCAGATGTGTTTCCCGAAGAACTACCGGGACTACCCCTGGAGCAAGAGGTAgaagtgtctatagacacttttCCTGGAGTCCCACACATAACCCAACAACCGCATCGGATGGCTCCAGCAGAACTGAAcgagttaaagactcaattacaTGAATTGttagacaaagggttcatacggCCCAATAATTCTCCTTGGAGAGCATCGGTCCTATTTatgagaaagaaagatggaacccatagactttgtattgactatTGA